One segment of Candidatus Binatota bacterium DNA contains the following:
- a CDS encoding NDP-sugar synthase — MTGMILAAGLGTRLRPLTDNTPKAMVPVAGRPLVDYALDTLLAAGITDVVINLHHFGEQIRGHLGDGSDRGARIRYSEEHPLLDSGGGILRVRPMLGEGAFVTINADTIVDVDLAEVLRFHEQHKALATLVLRKDADMDQFGVIRTDGEGRVRGFLDSSDPSAEGALEPWMYTGVQVLEPEVFDFMPAGGVFSITRQTYPRMVVAGERVFGYIFKGLWLTVGTPEELELAELALAGQAAGRQGPAGGERAAEN, encoded by the coding sequence GTGACAGGCATGATACTGGCGGCTGGGCTTGGTACGCGCTTGCGACCGTTGACCGACAATACGCCCAAGGCCATGGTCCCGGTCGCAGGCCGTCCCCTGGTCGACTACGCGCTCGACACGCTGCTGGCGGCAGGCATAACCGACGTGGTTATAAACCTTCACCACTTCGGCGAACAGATACGCGGCCACCTCGGCGACGGCTCGGATCGCGGCGCGCGTATTCGCTACAGCGAGGAGCACCCCCTGCTCGACAGTGGCGGTGGAATCCTGCGCGTGCGTCCGATGCTGGGCGAAGGCGCGTTCGTGACGATCAACGCCGACACCATAGTCGACGTGGACCTCGCCGAGGTGCTTCGCTTCCACGAGCAGCACAAAGCCCTGGCCACGCTGGTGTTGCGCAAGGACGCCGACATGGACCAGTTCGGTGTCATCCGCACCGACGGCGAGGGCCGCGTTCGAGGGTTTCTTGACTCCAGCGACCCCTCGGCCGAAGGAGCGCTGGAACCCTGGATGTACACCGGTGTGCAGGTACTGGAACCGGAAGTGTTTGATTTTATGCCGGCGGGCGGCGTGTTTTCTATCACCAGGCAAACTTACCCACGCATGGTCGTGGCCGGCGAGCGCGTTTTCGGGTACATTTTTAAAGGGCTTTGGCTCACGGTCGGAACGCCCGAAGAGCTGGAGCTGGCCGAGCTGGCCCTGGCTGGGCAGGCAGCGGGCCGACAGGGTCCTGCCGGTGGCGAGCGGGCGGCGGAGAACTGA